A genome region from Bacteroides stercoris ATCC 43183 includes the following:
- the rpsK gene encoding 30S ribosomal protein S11 produces the protein MAKKTVAAKKRNVKVDANGQLHVHSSFNNIIVSLANSEGQIISWSSAGKMGFRGSKKNTPYAAQMAAQDCAKVAYDLGLRKVKAYVKGPGNGRESAIRTIHGAGIEVTEIIDVTPLPHNGCRPPKRRRV, from the coding sequence ATGGCAAAAAAAACAGTTGCAGCAAAAAAGAGAAATGTAAAGGTAGATGCTAATGGACAGTTGCATGTTCATTCATCTTTCAACAACATTATTGTTTCTCTGGCTAATAGTGAAGGTCAGATTATTTCTTGGTCTTCTGCCGGAAAGATGGGATTCAGAGGTTCTAAGAAGAACACTCCTTATGCAGCACAAATGGCTGCTCAAGATTGTGCTAAAGTAGCATACGATCTTGGCTTGAGAAAGGTAAAGGCATATGTGAAGGGTCCAGGTAACGGACGTGAGTCTGCTATTAGAACTATCCACGGTGCAGGTATCGAAGTTACTGAAATCATTGATGTAACTCCGCTTCCACATAATGGTTGTCGTCCTCCGAA
- the rpsM gene encoding 30S ribosomal protein S13 produces the protein MAIRIVGVDLPQNKRGEVALTYVYGIGRSSSAKILDKAGVDRDLKVKDWTDDQAAKIREIIGAEYKVEGDLRSEVQLNIKRLMDIGCYRGVRHRIGLPVRGQSTKNNARTRKGRKKTVANKKKATK, from the coding sequence ATGGCTATAAGAATAGTTGGTGTCGATTTGCCTCAAAACAAGAGAGGTGAAGTTGCGTTGACCTATGTATATGGAATAGGTCGTAGTAGTTCAGCAAAGATTTTGGACAAAGCAGGTGTTGACAGAGACCTGAAAGTAAAAGACTGGACGGATGATCAGGCTGCCAAGATTCGTGAGATCATTGGTGCAGAGTATAAAGTAGAAGGTGATCTTCGCTCTGAAGTTCAATTGAACATCAAACGTTTAATGGATATCGGTTGCTACCGTGGTGTACGTCACCGTATCGGTCTCCCTGTAAGAGGCCAGAGTACGAAGAACAACGCCCGTACTCGTAAGGGAAGAAAGAAAACCGTTGCTAATAAGAAAAAAGCTACTAAATAA
- the ykgO gene encoding type B 50S ribosomal protein L36: MKVRASLKKRTPECKIVRRNGRLYVINKKNPKYKQRQG, from the coding sequence ATGAAAGTAAGAGCATCCTTAAAGAAACGTACGCCAGAGTGTAAGATCGTTAGACGTAATGGCCGTTTGTATGTTATTAACAAGAAAAATCCTAAGTATAAACAACGTCAAGGATAA
- the infA gene encoding translation initiation factor IF-1, whose product MAKQSAIEQDGVIVEALSNAMFRVELENGHEITAHISGKMRMHYIKILPGDKVRVEMSPYDLSKGRIVFRYK is encoded by the coding sequence ATGGCAAAGCAATCTGCAATAGAACAAGATGGAGTTATAGTTGAAGCATTGTCTAATGCAATGTTTCGTGTTGAATTAGAAAACGGACATGAGATTACTGCCCATATTTCCGGTAAGATGCGGATGCACTACATCAAGATCCTGCCGGGTGATAAGGTAAGAGTCGAAATGTCTCCTTACGATTTATCGAAAGGAAGAATTGTATTTAGATATAAATAA
- the map gene encoding type I methionyl aminopeptidase, translated as MIFLKTEDEIELLRASNLLVGKTLAEIAKVIKPGVTTKELDRVAEEFIRDNGAVPTFKGFPNQYGDPFPASICTSVNEQVVHGIPSDNVVLKEGDVVSVDCGTYMNGFCGDSAYTFCVGEVDEEVRKLLKVTKEALYIGIQNAVQGKRLGDIGYAIQQHCESNSYGVVREFVGHGIGKDMHEDPQVPNYGKRGYGTMLKKGLCIAIEPMITLGNRQIVMERDGWTVRTRDCKYAAHFEHTIAVRSGEADILSSFKFIEEVLGDKAI; from the coding sequence ATGATATTTCTTAAAACTGAAGATGAGATAGAACTGCTCCGTGCGAGTAATTTGCTTGTAGGAAAAACGTTGGCTGAGATAGCTAAGGTTATAAAGCCCGGAGTTACTACAAAGGAGTTGGATAGAGTAGCGGAAGAGTTCATTAGAGATAATGGGGCTGTTCCTACTTTCAAGGGATTTCCGAACCAATATGGCGATCCGTTTCCGGCTTCGATTTGTACTTCTGTAAACGAGCAGGTGGTACATGGTATTCCGAGTGATAATGTAGTACTGAAAGAGGGTGATGTAGTTTCTGTTGATTGCGGTACTTATATGAATGGCTTTTGTGGCGACTCGGCCTATACGTTTTGTGTAGGTGAGGTTGACGAAGAAGTTCGCAAATTACTGAAGGTTACTAAGGAAGCATTATATATAGGAATACAGAATGCTGTTCAAGGCAAGCGGTTGGGTGATATAGGATATGCTATACAACAACATTGCGAGTCCAATTCTTATGGTGTGGTGCGCGAGTTTGTCGGTCATGGTATCGGTAAGGACATGCACGAAGATCCCCAGGTGCCCAACTACGGTAAGCGCGGTTACGGTACAATGTTGAAAAAGGGGTTGTGCATCGCAATCGAGCCGATGATAACTTTAGGTAACCGGCAGATAGTAATGGAACGTGATGGCTGGACGGTGAGAACCAGAGATTGCAAGTACGCCGCTCATTTTGAGCATACCATAGCAGTGAGAAGCGGTGAAGCCGATATTCTGTCATCGTTCAAATTCATTGAAGAAGTATTAGGAGATAAAGCAATTTAA
- the secY gene encoding preprotein translocase subunit SecY, with translation MRKAIETLKNIWKIEDLRQRILITILFVAIYRFGSYVVLPGINPSMLTQLHQQTSEGLLALLNMFSGGAFSNASIFALGIMPYISASIVIQLLGIAVPYFQKLQREGESGRRKMNQYTRYLTIIILLVQAPSYLLNLKMQAGPSLNASLDWTLFMLTSTIILAAGSMFILWLGERITDKGIGNGISLIIMVGIIARLPQSLFQELISRMTDKTGGLVMFLIELVVLLLVIAFAILLVQGTRKIPVQYAKKIVGNKQYGGARQYIPLKVNAANVMPIIFAQAIMFIPITLVGFSNVNNASGFIHALTDHTSFWYNLIFAVLIILFTYFYTAITINPTQMAEDMKRNNGFIPGIKPGKQTAEYIDVIMSRITLPGSFFLALVAIMPAFAGIFGVKAEFAQFFGGTSLLILVGVVLDTLQQVESHLLMRHYDGLLKSGRIKGRSGTVAAY, from the coding sequence ATGAGAAAAGCTATTGAAACATTAAAGAATATATGGAAAATTGAGGATCTGAGACAACGGATCCTCATTACCATATTGTTTGTGGCAATTTACCGTTTCGGTTCGTATGTTGTATTGCCGGGTATTAATCCGTCAATGTTGACACAGTTGCATCAACAAACAAGCGAGGGTCTTTTAGCCTTGTTAAACATGTTTTCTGGAGGAGCGTTCTCTAATGCGTCTATCTTTGCATTAGGTATCATGCCTTATATCTCCGCTTCCATTGTGATTCAGTTGCTGGGTATTGCGGTACCGTATTTCCAGAAATTGCAACGTGAAGGTGAGAGTGGTAGAAGAAAAATGAATCAGTACACCCGTTATCTGACGATTATCATTTTGCTGGTTCAGGCTCCTTCTTATTTGCTCAATCTTAAAATGCAGGCTGGTCCTTCCTTAAATGCTTCATTAGATTGGACTCTATTTATGCTTACTTCTACCATTATATTGGCGGCTGGAAGTATGTTTATTTTGTGGCTTGGTGAGAGAATTACAGACAAAGGAATAGGTAATGGTATCTCCTTGATTATTATGGTGGGTATTATTGCACGTTTACCGCAGTCTTTATTTCAGGAATTGATTTCCCGTATGACCGATAAGACCGGTGGTTTGGTTATGTTCCTGATTGAACTTGTAGTCCTGTTGCTTGTCATTGCATTTGCCATTCTTCTGGTGCAAGGTACAAGAAAGATTCCTGTACAATACGCAAAGAAGATTGTTGGTAACAAGCAATACGGTGGTGCAAGACAATACATTCCTTTGAAAGTAAATGCAGCAAACGTGATGCCTATTATTTTTGCTCAGGCAATCATGTTCATTCCTATTACTCTCGTTGGATTTTCAAATGTAAATAATGCGAGCGGTTTCATACATGCATTAACTGATCATACAAGCTTTTGGTATAATTTGATTTTTGCGGTATTGATTATACTGTTTACGTATTTCTATACTGCGATTACCATTAACCCGACTCAGATGGCTGAGGATATGAAGAGAAACAACGGTTTCATTCCGGGCATCAAACCGGGAAAGCAAACAGCAGAGTACATTGACGTGATTATGTCACGTATCACTTTGCCGGGTTCTTTCTTCTTGGCTTTGGTTGCCATTATGCCTGCATTTGCCGGTATCTTCGGTGTGAAAGCCGAGTTTGCTCAATTCTTCGGTGGTACGTCTTTGTTAATTCTTGTAGGTGTGGTTCTTGATACTCTCCAGCAGGTTGAAAGTCATTTGTTGATGAGACACTATGACGGTTTGCTGAAATCTGGACGTATTAAAGGCCGTAGCGGTACAGTGGCTGCGTATTAA
- the rplO gene encoding 50S ribosomal protein L15, whose translation MNLSNLKPAEGSTKTRKRIGRGPGSGLGGTSTRGHKGAKSRSGYSKKIGFEGGQMPLQRRVPKFGFKNINRVEYKAINLDTIQKLAEAKNLQTVGINDFIAAGFISSSQLVKVLGNGTLTAKLDVQAHAFSKTAVAAIEAAGGQVVKL comes from the coding sequence ATGAACTTAAGTAATTTAAAACCTGCAGAGGGATCTACTAAAACAAGAAAAAGAATCGGACGCGGTCCAGGTTCTGGTTTGGGAGGTACTTCTACCAGAGGTCATAAAGGAGCTAAATCAAGATCTGGATACTCTAAGAAAATCGGTTTTGAAGGTGGTCAGATGCCTCTTCAACGTCGTGTTCCTAAGTTTGGCTTTAAAAATATCAACCGTGTAGAGTATAAGGCTATCAACTTGGATACAATTCAGAAATTGGCCGAAGCTAAAAATCTGCAGACTGTAGGTATCAATGACTTCATCGCTGCCGGTTTCATTTCTTCAAGCCAGTTGGTAAAAGTATTAGGTAACGGAACTTTGACTGCTAAGTTGGATGTACAAGCACACGCATTCTCTAAGACTGCGGTTGCTGCCATCGAAGCTGCTGGTGGACAAGTAGTAAAACTCTAA
- the rpmD gene encoding 50S ribosomal protein L30 has protein sequence MSTIKIKQVKSRIGAPADQKRTLDALGLHKLNRVVEHECTPSILGMVDKVKHLVTIVK, from the coding sequence ATGTCGACTATAAAGATTAAACAAGTTAAAAGTAGAATTGGTGCTCCTGCTGATCAGAAGAGAACTCTCGATGCACTGGGACTTCATAAGTTGAATCGTGTGGTTGAACACGAATGCACTCCTTCAATTCTTGGAATGGTGGATAAGGTTAAACACTTGGTTACCATTGTTAAGTAA